Below is a genomic region from Nitrospira sp..
GGCGACCAGTTGCGCGACGTCAAGGTGGTCCAGACCGATCTCTCGCTCGTCAATATCGCGGAGACCAAAGGCAAGGGCAAGGTCCGCATCATCAGCGTTGTGCCGTCGCTGGATACGAAGGTCTGCGAACAGCAGACACACATCCTCAGTGAGCAGAACAAGGGACTGGACCGGATGGTGGAATTGATCACCGTCAGCATCGATACACCGTTCGCCCAGAAGCGATTCGCGACCGAAGCCAAGATCGCCAATGTCACGTTTCTGTCGGACTATAGAGGCGCCGACTTTGGGAAGACCTACGGGCTGTTCCTGAAGGACCCCCACGTCCTGGCCCGAGCCGTCATGGTGGTGGATTCGCACAATAAAGTCCGACATCTCCAGGTCACCCCGGAACTGGGCCAGCTGCCGGACATGGAAGAATCCTTTAACGTAGCGCGGTCGTTGATTACGGCGAACTGACCACAGGGGTCTCCCGGCCACACCAACCTTGCATCCGCACACGAACCAAGGCAACCGATGAGTCGCTACGACCTCCTGGTGATCGGCACAGGCCCCGCGGGACAAAAGGCCGCCGTGCAGGCGGCCAAGCTCGGGAAAAAAGTCGGGATCGTGGAACGCAAGGAAGTCGTCGGCGGCGTCTGCATCAACACTGGAACCATTCCGAGTAAATCCCTCCGCGAAGCGGTCCTCTACCTGTCTGGCTTTCGGCAGCGGAGCATGTACGGAGCCGACTACCGGCTGAAGACGACCATCACCATCGAGGACCTTGCCTATCGCACCAATCACGTCATCAAGAACGAGGTCGGCATCGTCGAGAACCAGATGGCGCGCAACCGGGTGGACATGATCTACGGAACCGCGAGCTTCGTCGATTCTCACCGGCTGCGCATCACCCAGGCGGGCGGAGAGCGGGTCGAGCACGAGGCCGACTTCATCGTCATCGCCGTGGGATCGGAGCCGGCCAAGCCGGTCGAAGTGCCCTTCGATCACGAGTCCGTCATCGACACCGACGAGCTGTTGACGCTCAAGCACATCCCCAAGTCCATCGTCATCGTGGGGGGAGGAGTCATCGGAACGGAGTACGCCTCGATGCTCGCGGCTCTGGGCGTGCCCGTCACCCTGATCGACAAACGTCCCAGACTCTTGGAGTTCGTGGACGCGGAAATCATCCAGGCGCTGCAACAGCAGATGAAGGAGATCGGCGTCACGCTCTGCCACAACGAGGAAGTCGTCTCGATCCACAAGCAGCAGGACGGCCTGATTCATGTCCAACTCCGGCATACGGGCCCGACCGCGGCCGCCACGCTCATGTATGCGATCGGCCGCGTGGGCGCGACCCAGGATCTCAATCTCAGCGCGGTGGGGCTCAACCCGGACACCCGCGGCCGCCTGAGCGTCAACGAACACTTTCAAACAGCAATACCCCATGTCTATGCGGTCGGGGACGTAATCGGTTTTCCCGCCCTTGCCTCCACGTCGATGCAACAGGGCCGTCATGCGTCCTGCCATGCCTTCGGAGTTCCGGACGGGACCGACACGGAGCTGCTCCCCTACGGAATTTATTCCATCCCGGAAATTTCCATGGTGGGACGAAACGAGGAAGATCTCACAAAGGCGGACATCCCCTACGGCATCGGAATCGCGCGGTATCGTGAAATCGCGAGGGGCCAGATCATCGGTGACGAAACCGGGTTGCTCAAACTGCTGTTCCACCGGCAGACCCGCCAACTTCTCGGCGTCCATGCCATCGGCGAGGGATCCACCGAGCTGATTCACATCGGACAGGCCGTCATGGCCTACCGAGGGCAGATCAACTACTTCATCGACACGGTCTTCAACTACCCCACGCTCGCCGAATGTTACAAGGTTGCCGCCCTCGACGGCATCAATCGTTTGCCGAGACCGTGGGTGCCAACGAAATGAAGTGCGTGAGGCGTATCTCGTGAAGCGTGACACGCGGGCGCATTGAATTGCCCCCTGGTCTTCCACCTCGGGGTCGGCTTCATGGGAAGCCATGTTCGAAAAGGAGACGTTGATGTCATTTTGCGAGCATCTGCGGAAGCTGGCCGAGCCGATCTGGACTGCACAACTCTCGCATCCCTTCGTCGTGGCGCTGGGCAACGGAACCTTGCCTCAGCGCAAATTCCGCTACTACATCCTGCAGGACGCGCGCTTCCTCGGCGATCTGTCCCGCGTATTCGCGGCCGGCGCCTTGCGTGCGCCAGACTCGGAATCGGGGCTTCGGTTCGCCAAACTCGCGGAAGACACCATCACCGTCGAGCGGAGTCTCCATGAGGGCTACGGCAAACGGTGGAGGATGACCGCCCGACAAATGACGTCCGTCCCGATGGCGCCGACAAACTACGCGTACACCAGGCACATGCTTTCAGTGGCCGCATCCGGTTCGGCCGCAGAGATCACCGTCGTCGCGCTCCCCTGTGCCTGGATCTATTGCGTCGTGGGGCGGCACTTCTTGAAACACGGAGCCCCGAAGAAGACTCACCCCTATCGCGACTGGCTCCTGCTCTACGCGTCCCCGGAATTCGCCGACGTGCAACAATGGATGAGACGCAAAGTCGATCATTGGGCGAAAACCGCGGGACAGGAAGAACGGCGCAGGATGGAAGAGTCCTTCGTGATCAGCTCACGCTACGAATGGATGTTCTGGGAAATGGCCTGGAACGAAGAAGAGTGGCCGGTGTAGAAGGGCAGGCCCGGGCTGGAGGCTCTCTCCGCTCGCAGCCACAGAGCGCCGGTCATGGGTCCTGTCAATGACCTGGAGCCTCGCCGTCCTCGCACCCCCGCCCGGTGTAGGGACCCCCGCTGCGGGCCGATGAGACTCCAGGTCATCGCCGCCCCTTCAGCAGTAGAGTGTATTTGCCCCAACGGCGCTCTGATTTCGCTTCGAGACCCTCCCAGCCTCCCGCCGGTTGTGATACGTCATCACTTGCCAGGAACGGGAGAGAGGGTGAAGAAAGATTCATTAGACATTCGAATTTCTGTATATCAGAAAGGCGGAGTGAACACGGAACAGGCTGTTTCTCATACCATCCTCACTCCGCGGCGAATCGCGGGGCATGTCCTTGCCTTGGTGATCGGTGCCGGCCTGTTGGGACTGACGTTCTGGCTGCACACCGGCGCTCGGGCCGTGCCTGGAATCATCGAGGATTTGCAGGGCCATGATTTACAGGCTCAGATGCTGGCGGCACAATGGCTGTCGGAGTCGGGCGAGGATGCGCGTCCCGCTGTGCCCCTGCTCGTCGATCTGGCTCTCCACCATACAAATTGGCTTATGCGGACTTCGGCGACAGCCGCGCTCCGGTCTGTGGATCTTCAGGCGGCTCGCCGAGTGATGCAAGAGTCCTTGCCGGGCCTCAGCGACTCGGATGCGGACGTCAGACGTCACACCTGCTCCCTGCTCGGCAGTCTGGGACTGCTCGCGAAGCCGGCCGTACCGGCGCTGATCAAGATGCTGGCGGACGAGGACGATCTTGCGCGTGAACGAGCGATCGAGGCGCTCGGCGCGATCGGCGTGCCGCAGACCGATGTGTCGGCCGCATTGACGACGGCACTTTTCGATCGGTCTGCGATGGTCCGACATCGCGCCGTCTCGCTGTTCGCCTTTGCCGTCCCGATCCCGACCACGGCGCTCGCCCCGTTGGCCGGCCTGCAGAAAGACCCGGACAAGACCGTCGCCTCGCTGGCACGGATCGCGTTGGATCGCGGCGGCGGTGTCCATCGCACCGACGTCCAGATGCTCATGGCGCGACTGCAACGGCGGGACGGCCGGGAGGACGCATTGCAGCAGCTCGCCAGACTGGGACCGCCGGCGGCGGAAGCGGTACCCGCGATCATCCCCTTCCTCAACGACCGCCTCCCCCTGCACCGGTACCTGGCGGTCGAAGCGCTTGGGGCCATCGGCCCCGCCGCCGCTCAGGCTCTGTCTGCTCTTGGACAGACCCGTGCCGACCAGGACCCTGTCGTCCGCGATGCGGTGGCGGACGCCCTGCGGTCGATCGAATCGGCGCCGCTCAGGAACGGAGGACCACCGTGAGCCGTACACGCTCGGATTCGCGACCCGAGCGGGCTACCGTAATCCTGTACTGGACCTGCATCGGGCTGGGCTTAACCATACCCTGGATTGCCGTGATCCTGGTGGACCTGTTCAAACATCACCAGTCCATCGAACAGGCGCTACACCAATGGCGGCTCCACCTCTTTGCGCCGGGCTACAATCTATTTCTGGTCGGGCTGCTGAATACGATTCCCTTCGTCCTTCTCGCCCTCTTTCTGCTGCTCCATCTCGGAATGACCGCAAGCCAGCCTCTGTTGCTGGTCAGACGACGAATGGCGGGTGTGGTGGCGGCCTGCCTCGGAGCGATCGGACTCAGTGCCTGGGTTCATATGGCCACCCTGTGGTTTCCCGACGCGCAAGGCGCCCTCGTATACATCTTTCTCCCGATCGGACTGACCGGACTGCTGCCGGTCGGTTACGCCATCGGACGAGTCCTCGGCCGCCTGCTGGTGCGCTGACCGACTGTGCCCCGTTGCTAGACAGGCCCGATGCCCTGAGTTATAAAGACATCCGGCTCCCTGAGCTAGATATACCCTATGAGCACCACACTCAAACAAGTCCTGACGATTGCCGGGTCCGATTCCGGCGGAGGGGCCGGTATCCAGGCGGACATCAAGGCCATGTCGGCCAACGGCGTCTTTGCCATGTCCGTGATCACGGCGATTACCGCCCAGAATACTCAGGAAGTGACCGAAGTCTTTGAGCTCCCCACCTCGATCGTTGCGGCGCAGCTCGACGCCGTGTTTGACGACTTCGACGTGGCGGGGGTCAAGATTGGAATGCTGTCCTCGGCAGCCGTGGTCGAGGTCGTGGCTCAACTTCTGAAACCGCAGAACATCGCCAGCATGGTGTTGGATCCGGTGATGATCTCGAAAACCGGCCATCCCCTGCTGAAGCCGGAGGCGATCGAAGCCTTGAAGACGCGGTTGTTCCCGCTCGCCCTGCTCGTCACGCCGAACATCCATGAGGCGCAGCAGCTGTCCGGCATCGAGATCACGTCGCTGGCTGACGCGCGCCGAGCCGCCAAGGTGATCCACGGATTCGGCTGCCGGCACGTCCTGATCAAAGGCGGCCATCTGCTCGCCGAGCGGGGCACCGATCTGCTCTATGACGGACGGTTCTTCAACGTATTTCGCAGCCCGTTCATCGAAACCCCGCACACCCACGGAACCGGCTGCACCTTCGCCTCCGCCATTACCGCCCAACTGGCCCGCGGCAAGGCGCTCAATGACGCGATCCACACCGCCAAGACCTATCTGACCGAAGCCATCCGGCACGGCTTGGCAATCGGTCACGGGCATGGCCCGACCAATCATTTCTATTTTCTGGACACCTGACGCTCGATGCCGCTTCCCCTCTGTCGCCCCCTGACCTTCATCATGACCGGATTTGCCTGGCTCCTGCTTGCCTCGTTGCTGGGTCTGGCCCTGCTGATTGGATTGGTTCACGGCACCCCGCTGCCGCCGGGATTGAGACTCGTGCATGTGCACGGCGCCTTGGTCGGCGGGGTCGCGCAGATCATCATGGGGGCCATGCTGACCTTTGTATCCACGCTGCTCATGACCGGCCGTGACCGCCGGGATTCCCATCCCGTACTCTTCGCGACGATGAACGGCGGGGCCCTCGCGCTCGTCCTGGGATTCGGATTCCGCGATTATCAGGTGGTGGCCGCCGCAGGTTGCATGGTGTTCGTGGCTTTCTTCTGGGTCGCCCGAGACACATGGCAACAAGCCCGTCGAAGCCTCAATCGACCTCCGCTGAATGTCTGGTACTACGCCCTGGCCCTGGCGGCCCTGGCGGGCGGGCTCGCGCTAGGCATCGGCTTGGCAGCGCAACTCATTCAGCCGGCTTGGACCGGTGCGGCGAGGCTGATCCATCTGCATCTAAACCTAATGGGATTCGTCACGGTGACGATCGTCGGAACCATGCACAACTTGCTTCCGACCGTCCTGCAACAGCCACTTCACAGCCCGCGTCTTGCCAGACTGGTGTTTATCCTGCTGCCGGCAGGTATCGCATTGCTGATCGGCGGGTTTGCCCTCTCGTCCCTGTCCATCGAATTCATCGGCGGGGCCGTCCTGGCCACGGGACTGTGCCTCTACGCCTTCAACCTGTTTGTCACTTGGCGGACCTCCGGCCATGCGGGTAATGCTGCATCGGACCATCTGTTGACCGCGACGTTCTTCTTGGTCTTGGCGGTATTCATGGGTCTGCTGGTGGCGGCCAATTATCTAGGCGAGCATCCTTTTCTGCCGTTCGGCACCTTGCACCTGGTGGCCTATACCCATACGGCGCTGGTCGGCTTCGTCATGCAAACCATCTTCGGGGCGATCTCCCATTTGGTACCGGTGACGCTCGCCGCACAGCGGATCGCCAGCAACAAGAAACGTGGGCCCTACCTCGACAGGCTGAACCGCATCGTGAATCGGTGGCGCATCGCTCAAGTCGCCGGCTTGAGCATGGGAACGCTGGGGCTTGGCCTGGTGGCCACCCTGACTTGGACCGCACCGCTCGGTTCGGTCGCGGTGCAGACGGCGGTGTGGCTGACGTTCATTCTGTTCCTGACTTCGCTCACGCTCTTCTCGGTCAAACTTGCCTGGGTGTTCGGTGACCCGCCGGCCAAAGATGCGGCATGACCGGAGACCAATCTGCCGTACCCGGTCACGGAATGGAAGAACCGGTCACGATCCGGGATGCACAGGGGCATCGCGTATCCGCCGTCCTCAGCTCGCCCGTGCAAGCCCGCGGAATTGTGGTGCTTTGCCATGGGTTTCTCTCGAACAAACACAGCACGACGAATAAGACCTTGACCCGCCTGCTCAATGAACGGGGCTTCGCAACCTTTCGATTCGATTTCTTCGGCCACGGCGAGAGCGATGGCCGTTTTGAAGACATCACCGTGTCGCTGGCGCTCGGCCAGGCCAAAACGGTCGTGGATTTCGTTGCCGCTCGCAGCCGGAGCCCGATCGGACTGGTGGGGTCAAGCTTCGGCGGGTTGGTCGCGGTCCTCACGGCTGCTGACCGTCCCGTTATCGCCTGTTTGAGCCTCAAATGTCCGGTAGTAGATTTTGCCGAAGAGCTTCGCTTAGAATTTGGAGTGGACGAGTTGGCCCGCTGGAGGGACACGAACATGGTTCCGGACATTCACGGAGGTCCGAACCGAAGACGGCTCGGCTATGGACTGTACGAGGACAGTCTCCGACAAGTCGCCTATGAGCCGGCCACGCGCATCACCGCTCCGACCTTGATCGTGCAAGGTGACCGGGATGAGTTGGTTCCGCTCCATCAAAGCCGGCGATTGATGGAAGCGCTCCGGGGACCCAAGCGGCTCGATCTGCTGCCGGGCGCAGACCATCAGTTCAGCAAAGGCGAAGATTTTCTCAGCATGACGATCGCCATCGCCGATTGGCTGACCCTGCATCTGGATCCATCGAGGGTTTAGGGGAGTCCGATGCTGACGGAAGGCGTGCACCAAGTTTTGACGGTCATCTATCCCCTGTATAAAGAGGAGGTGTATAAACGTCGAGAGCAGATGATGCGACTCACGGCGATGGGCTCGTTCGGGCTGATCGTGATGCTGTTTGCTCTCCTCCTCAGCCCCCAAAAGCACCGACTTTCCTCGCAGGAAACCTTCTTGTTGGGAGTCGTCGGCGTCACATGGTGCGGGCTATTCTGCGCGTTGATCCTGCAACAGCAACACCGTCATCGCTTAGCCAAACAGGTCCTGATCCAGATCGAGCAGGCTTTGGGTTTCTACGAAGAGGGCCTGATCGTTGAAAATCAGACGCTGTATCCGGATAGCTGGAGAACCGCGTGGCTCGGCGATCGCAGCAGAAGGTTCTATCTCTCCGTGCTCTGTCTGTTGACCGTCCTCCTCCTGATCGCTCTCCTACTGGACTGATCCACCACTCCGTTCGCATTGGTACTT
It encodes:
- the tpx gene encoding thiol peroxidase, which codes for MTAPIIRRRLLLLMFVALAVAGCAQSGSGSVFAYKNLPVADGTVQAGEGHTVLYKGSPLVLTGTGIKAGDQLRDVKVVQTDLSLVNIAETKGKGKVRIISVVPSLDTKVCEQQTHILSEQNKGLDRMVELITVSIDTPFAQKRFATEAKIANVTFLSDYRGADFGKTYGLFLKDPHVLARAVMVVDSHNKVRHLQVTPELGQLPDMEESFNVARSLITAN
- the sthA gene encoding Si-specific NAD(P)(+) transhydrogenase, whose amino-acid sequence is MSRYDLLVIGTGPAGQKAAVQAAKLGKKVGIVERKEVVGGVCINTGTIPSKSLREAVLYLSGFRQRSMYGADYRLKTTITIEDLAYRTNHVIKNEVGIVENQMARNRVDMIYGTASFVDSHRLRITQAGGERVEHEADFIVIAVGSEPAKPVEVPFDHESVIDTDELLTLKHIPKSIVIVGGGVIGTEYASMLAALGVPVTLIDKRPRLLEFVDAEIIQALQQQMKEIGVTLCHNEEVVSIHKQQDGLIHVQLRHTGPTAAATLMYAIGRVGATQDLNLSAVGLNPDTRGRLSVNEHFQTAIPHVYAVGDVIGFPALASTSMQQGRHASCHAFGVPDGTDTELLPYGIYSIPEISMVGRNEEDLTKADIPYGIGIARYREIARGQIIGDETGLLKLLFHRQTRQLLGVHAIGEGSTELIHIGQAVMAYRGQINYFIDTVFNYPTLAECYKVAALDGINRLPRPWVPTK
- the tenA gene encoding thiaminase II, producing the protein MSFCEHLRKLAEPIWTAQLSHPFVVALGNGTLPQRKFRYYILQDARFLGDLSRVFAAGALRAPDSESGLRFAKLAEDTITVERSLHEGYGKRWRMTARQMTSVPMAPTNYAYTRHMLSVAASGSAAEITVVALPCAWIYCVVGRHFLKHGAPKKTHPYRDWLLLYASPEFADVQQWMRRKVDHWAKTAGQEERRRMEESFVISSRYEWMFWEMAWNEEEWPV
- a CDS encoding HEAT repeat domain-containing protein, whose product is MNTEQAVSHTILTPRRIAGHVLALVIGAGLLGLTFWLHTGARAVPGIIEDLQGHDLQAQMLAAQWLSESGEDARPAVPLLVDLALHHTNWLMRTSATAALRSVDLQAARRVMQESLPGLSDSDADVRRHTCSLLGSLGLLAKPAVPALIKMLADEDDLARERAIEALGAIGVPQTDVSAALTTALFDRSAMVRHRAVSLFAFAVPIPTTALAPLAGLQKDPDKTVASLARIALDRGGGVHRTDVQMLMARLQRRDGREDALQQLARLGPPAAEAVPAIIPFLNDRLPLHRYLAVEALGAIGPAAAQALSALGQTRADQDPVVRDAVADALRSIESAPLRNGGPP
- the thiD gene encoding bifunctional hydroxymethylpyrimidine kinase/phosphomethylpyrimidine kinase, with protein sequence MSTTLKQVLTIAGSDSGGGAGIQADIKAMSANGVFAMSVITAITAQNTQEVTEVFELPTSIVAAQLDAVFDDFDVAGVKIGMLSSAAVVEVVAQLLKPQNIASMVLDPVMISKTGHPLLKPEAIEALKTRLFPLALLVTPNIHEAQQLSGIEITSLADARRAAKVIHGFGCRHVLIKGGHLLAERGTDLLYDGRFFNVFRSPFIETPHTHGTGCTFASAITAQLARGKALNDAIHTAKTYLTEAIRHGLAIGHGHGPTNHFYFLDT
- a CDS encoding alpha/beta fold hydrolase; protein product: MTGDQSAVPGHGMEEPVTIRDAQGHRVSAVLSSPVQARGIVVLCHGFLSNKHSTTNKTLTRLLNERGFATFRFDFFGHGESDGRFEDITVSLALGQAKTVVDFVAARSRSPIGLVGSSFGGLVAVLTAADRPVIACLSLKCPVVDFAEELRLEFGVDELARWRDTNMVPDIHGGPNRRRLGYGLYEDSLRQVAYEPATRITAPTLIVQGDRDELVPLHQSRRLMEALRGPKRLDLLPGADHQFSKGEDFLSMTIAIADWLTLHLDPSRV